GAACAAATTATTCAGCGTGACAAAATTAACAAGTTCTCGTTAGTAAGAGAAACTAATGGTTACGATCCGTTTAGTATTTATGGTTTTAGTAATAAAGAGTATATTAGTAGACTGTGGCATACGCTGAAATATTATcaagatttgaagaacaCTAGAATGAAATCTATCACAAGCACATCTCAGAAGATTCCATCAGCGAGTATATGGGGAAATGGTTATTCAGGATATGGTAATGGGATTACAAATACAACCACAAGAGTTATTCCACAAGTAGAAGTTGGTAATAGAAAGCATTACCTTGAAGATAAGTTGAAAGTCTATAAACAAGCCATGAATGAAACGTCAGAGCAATTAGTTCCTATAAGATTGGAGTTCGACCAAGACCGTGACAGATTCTTTCTAAGAGACACTTTGTTATGGAACAAGAATGACAAGTTAATCAAAATTGAAGACTTTGTGGATGATATGTTACGAGATTACCGATTTGAGGACGCTACCAGGGAGCAACATATTGATACTATATGTCAATCTATACAGGAACAAATCCAAGAGTTTCAAGGAAATCCATACATAGAGTTGAATCAGGACCGCCTGGGTGGTGACGACTTGAGGATTAGAATCAAGCTGGATATTGTCGTGGGACAAAACCAGCTGATCGATCAGTTTGAGTGGGACATCTCTAATAGTGATAACTGTCCAGAAGAATTTGCAGAATCCATGTGTCAAGAATTAGAATTACCTGGCGAGTTTGTGACTGCCATTGCTCACTCCATAAGAGAGCAGGTTCATATGTATCATAAATCGCTGGTACTGTTGGGTTACAATTTCGATGGGTCAGCAATAGAAGATGATGACATTAGAAGCAGAATGCTGCCAACGATCACCCTTGATGATGTTTATAGGCCTGCAGCGgaaagcaaaatttttacCCCAAACCTATTACAGATTTCAGCTGCAGAATTAGAAAGATTGGATAAAGATAAGGATAGAGATAccagaaggaaaagaagacaaGGTAGATCTAATAGACGTGGTATGCTCGCACTGTCTGGTACATCAGCAAATAGTACGTCTATGAATGGCGCCCACAACACAGCAGCAGCAGGGAATGTTTCATCGTTGCCACCAGGAGAGATTTTGCTGCCAGATATTGCAGATATTCCACGAACCTTTAGGACTCCAGTACCAAGTACTTTAATGCCCGGTGGTGTTGACGTAGGTCCCTCTGTGGAGTCGTACGAATTAAGAAACACAACTACGTATAAAAGCCGGCCAGATAGGCCCAATCCGGTTTCACTCCCTTGCTATATTATTGACCATATTCCAGGACACTCGCTATTACTTTCTATCAAAGTACCCAAGAAAGATAACACCATGGAAGAGCTCGCTGCAGCGGCAAACGACGCAAATAGCAGCACCAATCCAATGCTTCCAAGTCCAGAGTCGCTGAAAGCtaaattgaataataacattCGCGCTGGGGTGaccatttcttcaattccaAACCCGATTGCCAATCGCGTTGTCATTAATCCCCCCAATCCAACATTACAGCCAGTGATCCCAGTTGGAGCGGCTAGTAAATCGGTGCCAACACCCAGTGCGCCCATGCCACCTCCAGTAGCATCTCATGATAGTGAAACAACATTATCAACCAATGATATTAACAGTAGTAGTAACAGCAATACACAGAACACATAGAATATATACTcacatataaaataaacCGGAGGTGAACTTGATTGTGAAATAATTTGTATAATCATCGTGTTATACGATGCGGAGTCCCTTTGCGCCTACTTTTTTGTAAGAATAGTATATAACCTTTATAAAAATCTTCCAATTTGGATACATAAAAAGGGCATGAGAAGGGCAAGGACACGAAGCTTAGGAAACTGAAGTACTATGCCGGAGCAAGAATCACTTATAGGGCAGGAAATGAGTACTCTTCATGCAGGTTCATCTGCTGATAACATAAATTTTGGAAACGCCGAGCGAGCTAGAGACACACAAACCGGCGTAGAAGGAGAAACAGAGATAGGATCTAACGAGGAAGAAGATAGCATAGAGGATGAGGGAAGCAGCAGCGGAGGAAACAGTACAACGGAAAGGCTAGTACCACACCAGTTGAGGGAACAAGCTGCCAGGCATATAGGCAAAATAGGAAGACATTTTAATATTCTTGATAGACTTTTTAAGAAACGTACACAACAGTCTTCGGATTTACAACAGGGTGCCATGTTTGATGGTGTCTTTAGCAACTTAAGCGCAAAACCAGATACCACAGAAACTGAACGTAATAACGAACAAGATATACCACCTACGTACGATGAAGCAGCTGCTGATATGGCCCCCTCGTATTATGGAATGGATTTGAACAATTCAGATATTTATTACGATGAAATATGCATCGAGGGCCTCCCCGTAGGAAATATAGCAAATTTATTATGGAATATTATTGTAAGCACGAGTTTCCAGTTCATTGGGTTTTTAATAACCTACATTTTACACACATCGCACGCAGCAAAGCAAGGCTCAAGATTTGGTTTGGGGCTAACCTTTATTGGATATGGTTATTCAATGATTCCCAACGATGTTACTTCCAAAGTTggcaaaaataaaagcttAAATAGAATGGAATTAGAGGATCCAAATGAATTCGATGATGTTCGTCTAAATTCACAAATAACGACGCAAGACAAATTTGAATCACATTTGAATCATGGTttggaggaagaaaaacaaaatatacCATGGCTGGCTATTTTTGTGGCATTTCTTGGTGCATTTATTACTTTGAAAAGTATATACGACTACATtcaagtgaaaaaaatggagaagAAATATCTCAATCAAAGTCAAAATCAAGCATAAGctgtcttcttcattatgATAAAAAGTATTATGTAACTTTTTTAATGATCGCAAGAGGTAAATAAACTTATAACGAGTAAAAAAACATTAGATGATATACTGTACACAATAATACATTTCAGGCTAGCATAACTAGAACCTTTTCGTAGATTGTAAAAACAATACCACCACTCAGGACTAATCTCCCTAGTCTAGGGGTGGCACCCTTCCAAAACGTCTTTAacccttcttctttgaatatGGTTGCAAAACAATTTACGGTAGAGGAATACTTGGTGGAATCTAAACTTTGCATTCTTGTTTTCACAGTATCAAGAGGCATAGTGGAATAGACTGTCACTATACCACTAAATGCACCCACTATAAAGGTTAAACCGGATGATAACGGTTTGTCTTTTGGCGAATTTGTATAATCTTGAATTAAGGTCTTAATCTTGTTGTAACAACCCAACCTAACGGCTTGGTTTGCAGCCTGCCTCATAGAAACTGGCAAAACACCACGATAAAGGCCAGAAAACCCTTTATCACGAACTAATGATGAATAATTTCGTATCACGCCACGCCCATTATTGTGGTATTTTGGTTTAGCAGATTGTTTATCGTCGATCAAGGCAGTTTTGATTGCTTCAAAAGGCGTCACTGCAGCAACACTTTCTAATAGCCCCGCTCCTAGCCCAGCGATCACTCCTCTTGTACCGCTTAGCTCTCCAGTTTCACGGTCTCTAAGTAAGTCTTTGATAGTATCAAACCCAAGAAATCTAATACCCGCCTTAGCGGTGTTACCGACAATAAATGCAGGGCATCCAACGTAAATGGAACCAATGCCTTGAGTTTTCGCAGTTTTATATATCAACACTAGAGGATTTCTTGACGCCTTGGAAGCCTTATCAATCAATTGCAGCCTTGTTTTGGCAAACTCAAAGGGGTATGTTATACATGCTTCAGCAGCACCGGCTAGGGACCCTGCCAAAAACGAGTGCAATGGATCCACGTCACTTTTTGTTGCTTTATTAGACATCACTAAGTTGTAGGTTCTAGTTTAGGTTCTACTTTGGAGTTCTTTCATTGTAACATCGAAgtatttttaattcttATGTTGGCTCGGTTATTTTGCGTTTTATATATCATACTAAAGTGCAACTAgattttattgttattcttttttttttttttcatttctaaTTACCTAAAATTCCGCAGGAATTCTTCCATATTCTTGACTCATCAATAAAGACTAGctgaatgaaaataagagaaaatagtaaagatttgaaaaaaatgaggTGTCAAAAATGATTAACGGATCCTGTATAGTTTAGAAGCATTAGTTGAGGATTTCAACCAGAAGGGTTTCTGCATTGTGATCTTTGTAGGCGGCTTTATTAACGATGAACATAAATGTGGTAAATCAGGGCAAACTCTTACGCGCGAAAATTCAAGAAGCAAAGATATACAAAGTGTAATTCATTGGCACATTTACATTAACATAACGTGCTAGACTAATCCATTAGTAAGTCAAGAGCCAATTTACCTCCTAGCAAGAAGGTTCATTTCAGCAAGATTAGTATCGGTGGGGGACCCTGTCATGTTGAATGTAAATTAACACATTCATATCCTCTAGTTTTGGattgttttttgtttgataTATCTGATGAAGTGTAATGGAATGCAATTCTAAAGACTTGAAAGCCTAGCAGCTTTAGCAGTATTGGCCCTGgtatattcttttttttttttttttatttcattattcaCTCACTACTTCTGTTGTTCCTATGTAACATCTCTTTTGTTGCACGACCAGAGGGCCTAGAACTGGAAACTCAGTCAACGGTACTTGAGTAAACAAAGCATTTTTGCAGTTACTAGTGGAGAATTTATCTGCATATGTAGTTTCTTCATACTCCGATAGgataaattcaaaaactaATCAGTTGGGGAGGCTTATAGAAAAGATTTTCCGATAAAATATTTTCCCAGCCAAGTGATGATTTTAATGGCTTAATAGCTAAAGTTCGAAATGATGGAAAATGCAATTAAAGGTAAGTGTTCTGAGCGAATGTGGCAGCAGTGATTTGAAGCTCTCAAGGCTCGAGGTGAAAGTGGGATCAACAATCAGCAAAACAGGACTTCGCACCAAATCAATATGCCGGCAGCTGTCTTCTTGCAAGGCTAGTCTCCCTTTAGTTAGTGGTTATTTATTTCACCCAATAGAGCAATGcacatttttgaatagtaCCACAGCAAtcaattttccaaaattcgTGGCCAAGTCTAGATTCTTACTGTTCAGCAAAGCGCCTTCTTCGTATTATTATTTCGACAGTAATCTGAAAATAGTttacttcaaaaaatgtgGGTTAAAACTATATCTACCGTGTCAATCCGATATTTTAAGGTAGCGAGCTAAATGGCCTTACTTAGGGTGTGagatcctttttttaagaTTATATACATGGAATACTAAAACGTGAAATAAtgaacaaaatataaaagatGACTGGGATAGCATACCATAGCGTATTGATATCATATAGATAAGCGTTGCTCATAAACTAATACTACACCTCTTCCTATACCTCTTCTAGGTGCGGGTGTGTCATATTTTAACGTGAGGCAGCCACATACTAAGGCTCGGGAAGTGATTCGATGTAAATGTTTGTGTGGCTTCTCTCCAAATTGTCATTAGGTGATTGGGTGTAAATCATACAAACGTACAATCTCGAGAATATATGTATTAGTTACCACTATAAAAACACAAGGTTGGCCAAATTGCTTCCCAATGGTACAAAACGACCCAAAAATGTAGTAAATGGAATATTGATTTCAagatcaattttttttgcaatgTTGAAATCTGTCAGACACAAATCATTACCGAAAAACGGGGATGGAAACTATGGCAGTATCGAAGGGGACGAAATTCCTTTTGTTGAGTACAATGAAGGAGCTGAAGACCTCGATGAAGACTTGGACAAAGACGAAGATATGGCACTTTCAAGAATCCCAAATCTATGGATTATTGAGGCCACTCTTTTTTCTAATGTTTTTTTGTCAGGATTTGACGGAACTGTCACGGCATCGACGTATCAAACGATTGGTAACGAATTTAACCAAATGAGCATTTCAAATTGGATCACCACTGCGTATTTAATTACATCAACATCTTTTCAACCTCTTTACGGGTCCTTTTCTGATGCACTTGGTCGAAGAAACTGCCTTTTCTTTGCTAATGGGGCTTTTACTATTGGATGTTTGG
The nucleotide sequence above comes from Saccharomyces paradoxus chromosome II, complete sequence. Encoded proteins:
- the SNF5 gene encoding Snf5p (Subunit of the SWI/SNF chromatin remodeling complex~similar to YBR289W), with protein sequence MNNQPQGTNSVPNSIGNIFSNIGTPSFNMAQIPQQLYQSLTPQQLQMIQQRHQQLLMSRLQQHQQQSQQQNSPPSQTHQSPPPPPPAPQQSQPMANQSATSTPPAPAPHNIHPQISQMPLAPAPINLPPQIAQLPLATQQQVLNKLRQQAIAKNNPQVVNAITVAQQQVQRQIEQQRGQQTAQTQLEQQRQLLVQQQQQQQLRNQMQRQQQQQFRHQVQIQQQQQKQQQQQQQQQQQQQQQQQQQQQQGIPQAQQVPPVRSMSDQPPTNVQSTVGQLPQLPKLNLPKFQTIQYDPPETKLPYPTYWSDKEADTDTLLYEQIIQRDKINKFSLVRETNGYDPFSIYGFSNKEYISRLWHTLKYYQDLKNTRMKSITSTSQKIPSASIWGNGYSGYGNGITNTTTRVIPQVEVGNRKHYLEDKLKVYKQAMNETSEQLVPIRLEFDQDRDRFFLRDTLLWNKNDKLIKIEDFVDDMLRDYRFEDATREQHIDTICQSIQEQIQEFQGNPYIELNQDRLGGDDLRIRIKLDIVVGQNQLIDQFEWDISNSDNCPEEFAESMCQELELPGEFVTAIAHSIREQVHMYHKSLVLLGYNFDGSAIEDDDIRSRMLPTITLDDVYRPAAESKIFTPNLLQISAAELERLDKDKDRDTRRKRRQGRSNRRGMLALSGTSANSTSMNGAHNTAAAGNVSSLPPGEILLPDIADIPRTFRTPVPSTLMPGGVDVGPSVESYELRNTTTYKSRPDRPNPVSLPCYIIDHIPGHSLLLSIKVPKKDNTMEELAAAANDANSSTNPMLPSPESLKAKLNNNIRAGVTISSIPNPIANRVVINPPNPTLQPVIPVGAASKSVPTPSAPMPPPVASHDSETTLSTNDINSSSNSNTQNT
- the BSD2 gene encoding Bsd2p (Heavy metal ion homeostasis protein~similar to YBR290W), with protein sequence MPEQESLIGQEMSTLHAGSSADNINFGNAERARDTQTGVEGETEIGSNEEEDSIEDEGSSSGGNSTTERLVPHQLREQAARHIGKIGRHFNILDRLFKKRTQQSSDLQQGAMFDGVFSNLSAKPDTTETERNNEQDIPPTYDEAAADMAPSYYGMDLNNSDIYYDEICIEGLPVGNIANLLWNIIVSTSFQFIGFLITYILHTSHAAKQGSRFGLGLTFIGYGYSMIPNDVTSKVGKNKSLNRMELEDPNEFDDVRLNSQITTQDKFESHLNHGLEEEKQNIPWLAIFVAFLGAFITLKSIYDYIQVKKMEKKYLNQSQNQA
- the CTP1 gene encoding Ctp1p (Mitochondrial inner membrane citrate transporter~similar to YBR291C) yields the protein MSNKATKSDVDPLHSFLAGSLAGAAEACITYPFEFAKTRLQLIDKASKASRNPLVLIYKTAKTQGIGSIYVGCPAFIVGNTAKAGIRFLGFDTIKDLLRDRETGELSGTRGVIAGLGAGLLESVAAVTPFEAIKTALIDDKQSAKPKYHNNGRGVIRNYSSLVRDKGFSGLYRGVLPVSMRQAANQAVRLGCYNKIKTLIQDYTNSPKDKPLSSGLTFIVGAFSGIVTVYSTMPLDTVKTRMQSLDSTKYSSTVNCFATIFKEEGLKTFWKGATPRLGRLVLSGGIVFTIYEKVLVMLA